One window of Candidatus Zixiibacteriota bacterium genomic DNA carries:
- the pheS gene encoding phenylalanine--tRNA ligase subunit alpha, whose translation MSGIDQIKIILAEAMSLIASASSLKDLEAVDVKYLARKGVITSILKSLKELPLEERKSVGAAANEARLKVEEALADAQSKFKTGKVESLLDPTLPGIQNRVGAIHPITTVIDRICDSFHGMGFTIARGPEIESDYYNFEALNFPPDHPARDMQDTFYVEGGLLLRTHTTPVQVRELEKSKPPVKIITPGRTYRNETISTRGYCVFHQVDGFLVDEGVSMADLKGVLVAFFRDFFGEGLKLRFRPSFFPFTEPSAEVDISCFLCGGKGCQLCKYEGWLEILGCGMIDPNVLINVGYDPEKYTGYAFGIGVERIAMLKYKINDIRLFYENDIRFIRQFK comes from the coding sequence TTATTCTGGCCGAAGCGATGTCACTGATCGCCTCGGCCTCTTCGCTTAAAGACCTTGAGGCCGTTGATGTAAAATATTTGGCCCGCAAAGGGGTCATTACCTCGATTCTCAAATCGCTTAAAGAGCTTCCTCTGGAAGAACGCAAATCGGTCGGCGCCGCCGCCAATGAGGCCCGCCTGAAGGTAGAAGAGGCGCTGGCCGACGCCCAGTCGAAATTTAAAACCGGTAAGGTCGAATCATTACTGGATCCAACGTTGCCGGGCATACAGAACCGGGTCGGCGCCATTCACCCTATCACAACCGTCATTGACCGTATCTGTGATTCTTTCCATGGTATGGGTTTCACTATCGCCCGGGGGCCGGAAATTGAATCCGACTACTATAATTTTGAGGCGCTGAATTTCCCGCCCGACCATCCCGCCCGCGATATGCAGGATACTTTTTATGTCGAGGGGGGACTGCTTCTGCGGACGCATACAACCCCCGTACAGGTTAGAGAACTGGAAAAATCGAAGCCGCCGGTTAAGATAATTACACCCGGGAGAACTTATCGCAATGAAACCATCTCGACCAGAGGGTATTGCGTGTTTCATCAGGTGGACGGATTCCTGGTGGACGAGGGTGTCTCGATGGCTGACCTGAAAGGTGTCCTGGTGGCATTCTTCCGGGATTTCTTCGGTGAAGGGCTGAAACTTCGCTTCCGTCCCAGTTTTTTCCCGTTCACCGAACCTTCCGCCGAGGTCGATATCTCCTGCTTTCTCTGCGGCGGAAAGGGATGTCAGCTCTGCAAGTATGAAGGGTGGCTGGAGATTCTCGGCTGCGGCATGATCGACCCCAATGTGCTGATAAATGTCGGCTATGATCCCGAGAAATACACCGGGTATGCTTTCGGCATCGGCGTGGAGCGGATTGCCATGCTGAAATATAAGATAAATGATATCCGCCTTTTCTATGAAAATGATATCCGTTTCATAAGGCAGTTCAAGTAA
- the pheT gene encoding phenylalanine--tRNA ligase subunit beta — protein MQIPYSWITELTGICCPSKELAERLTLCGTAAAVSKFAAGGFENIVVGQIAELEMIKGSDHLKKAVVNLGDKTIEVACGAPNAREGQKVIVAQVGAILKGGLEIKKVTLRGVESSGLICSEAELGLTDDHSGIMVLDDDAPISVPAGNILGLDDDIFEFDLTPNRPDSLCAIGIARDVAALYHAKIKRPEYELHESEEKASAEVKVSIDDSGACPRYAARVIKDVKIGPSPWWIKRKLLLSGIRPISNVVDITNLVMLELGHPLHAFDFRLFGRKEVMVRRARAGEKFTTLDGIDHELTPEVLLITDGEKGVAAAGVMGGLNSEVTAETTDILLESAYFDSITIRKSRLKLGMVSESSTRFEKGADPNVVPEALNRAAYLIRKYAGGKVLSGIVDCYPKKITPINVNLRPARVNVILGTTLTAERMVEILQGLEFPVTQGENLQVTVPTFRPDITREIDLIEEIARIEGYDRIPSADRNIGPLLNVRHKDDLFRRLLRNAMTAQGFDEIYGSGFADPGHLAKLSPDIRPVKILNPIADDLAVMQTTLVYSLLKAVAHNTAFRNLDLRLFELGKSFESADSASPAQPPAEIEQIGIALSGKSDDRWFGRGRVHDFYELKGAIDSLLDSADIPPVGYIPANVMPCAEGYGYQLHGAGKEIGRAGLVREDIARIFDIKQPVFIAELDLKELANLWRLERSYEPLPRFPAAPRDLAIVVDESAPVGEIMEAIERAGKPLLEKVALFDLYRGKQIGEGKKSLAFSLTFRSPERSLENKEVVEIHEKIVYHIKEKFNAEIREG, from the coding sequence ATGCAAATACCGTACAGCTGGATAACGGAATTGACTGGAATCTGCTGCCCCTCAAAGGAATTGGCCGAGCGGCTGACTCTCTGTGGCACTGCGGCGGCGGTCTCAAAGTTCGCCGCCGGCGGATTTGAGAATATCGTCGTCGGGCAGATAGCCGAATTGGAAATGATCAAAGGTTCCGACCATCTCAAAAAAGCGGTCGTCAACCTTGGTGATAAGACTATTGAGGTGGCGTGCGGTGCGCCCAATGCTCGGGAGGGACAGAAGGTAATTGTCGCTCAAGTTGGTGCGATTCTTAAAGGCGGGCTTGAAATAAAGAAGGTTACGCTTCGCGGGGTGGAATCCTCAGGATTGATTTGCTCCGAGGCGGAGTTGGGGCTGACCGATGACCATTCGGGTATTATGGTTCTTGATGATGATGCCCCCATTTCGGTCCCGGCGGGAAATATCCTGGGACTTGATGATGATATCTTTGAGTTTGACCTGACCCCCAACCGTCCCGATTCGCTCTGCGCCATTGGCATTGCCCGCGATGTGGCGGCGCTGTACCATGCAAAAATAAAGCGCCCGGAATATGAGTTGCACGAATCTGAGGAGAAAGCCTCGGCCGAGGTGAAAGTATCCATCGATGATTCCGGGGCCTGCCCCCGGTATGCGGCACGCGTGATAAAAGATGTGAAGATTGGTCCCTCCCCCTGGTGGATTAAGCGGAAACTGCTTCTTTCGGGCATCCGGCCAATCTCCAATGTGGTTGATATCACCAATCTGGTGATGCTGGAATTGGGGCATCCGCTGCACGCTTTTGATTTCAGGTTGTTCGGTAGAAAAGAGGTCATGGTAAGACGTGCCCGGGCTGGGGAGAAGTTCACGACCCTTGACGGGATTGACCATGAATTGACTCCTGAAGTGCTTCTGATAACCGATGGCGAAAAGGGCGTGGCTGCCGCCGGAGTTATGGGCGGACTGAATTCCGAGGTTACCGCCGAGACTACTGATATTCTTCTGGAATCAGCCTACTTTGATTCCATCACGATTAGGAAAAGCCGGCTGAAACTGGGCATGGTTTCGGAGTCATCGACGCGGTTCGAAAAGGGAGCCGATCCTAATGTCGTGCCCGAAGCGCTGAATCGCGCCGCTTATTTGATACGGAAGTATGCCGGGGGAAAGGTGCTGTCAGGTATTGTTGACTGCTATCCGAAAAAAATCACCCCTATAAATGTCAATCTGCGTCCCGCGCGGGTGAATGTCATTCTGGGCACGACCCTTACTGCGGAAAGAATGGTCGAGATTCTTCAGGGACTTGAGTTTCCTGTGACGCAAGGTGAGAATTTGCAAGTGACTGTCCCGACTTTTCGCCCCGATATCACGCGCGAAATAGACCTTATTGAGGAAATCGCCCGAATTGAAGGGTATGACCGGATTCCTTCGGCCGATCGCAATATCGGCCCGCTTCTGAATGTGCGGCATAAGGATGACCTTTTCCGCAGGCTGCTGCGTAATGCCATGACGGCGCAGGGCTTTGATGAAATTTACGGCTCCGGCTTTGCCGACCCCGGTCATCTGGCCAAATTGTCTCCTGACATCCGACCGGTGAAGATACTCAATCCGATCGCCGATGACCTTGCGGTGATGCAGACGACACTTGTTTATTCTCTTCTGAAAGCGGTAGCGCACAACACTGCTTTCCGCAATCTTGACCTGCGGTTGTTTGAATTGGGCAAGTCATTCGAGTCGGCTGATTCGGCTTCACCCGCTCAGCCGCCGGCGGAAATTGAGCAGATTGGCATAGCTCTTTCGGGGAAATCGGATGATAGATGGTTCGGCAGAGGGAGAGTTCATGATTTTTATGAACTCAAGGGCGCCATTGATTCACTCCTCGATTCCGCCGATATTCCTCCCGTTGGATATATCCCGGCCAATGTTATGCCGTGCGCGGAAGGTTATGGTTATCAGCTTCATGGTGCCGGTAAGGAGATAGGCCGGGCCGGGCTGGTGCGTGAGGATATCGCCCGAATCTTCGATATCAAGCAGCCGGTATTCATCGCCGAGCTCGATTTAAAGGAGTTGGCGAATTTATGGCGTTTGGAACGCAGCTATGAACCTTTGCCTCGATTTCCGGCCGCCCCGCGCGATCTGGCCATTGTCGTCGATGAATCGGCACCGGTCGGCGAAATAATGGAGGCGATTGAACGTGCCGGAAAACCACTTCTAGAAAAGGTTGCATTGTTTGATCTTTATCGGGGCAAGCAGATCGGAGAGGGAAAAAAATCGCTTGCTTTTTCCCTGACCTTCCGCTCACCGGAACGCAGCCTGGAAAACAAGGAAGTTGTTGAAATACATGAGAAAATTGTTTATCATATAAAGGAAAAGTTCAACGCCGAAATTAGAGAAGGTTAG
- a CDS encoding cell division protein ZapA: MPDISDKKQTVKVTIFGEEYPIRGFAEPEYILRVADYVDKKMREISSKSKNKSPDKIAILAALNIAGELFDLEEQKANLSTVEDRARNILELLDSKLQDAESE, translated from the coding sequence ATGCCTGATATCTCAGATAAAAAGCAGACGGTTAAAGTTACGATTTTTGGCGAAGAATATCCCATTCGGGGTTTTGCTGAACCTGAATATATTTTGCGTGTTGCCGACTATGTCGACAAGAAAATGCGTGAAATATCCTCCAAATCGAAAAATAAATCGCCCGACAAGATCGCTATTCTTGCGGCTTTAAATATCGCCGGTGAATTGTTTGATCTGGAAGAGCAAAAAGCCAATCTTTCCACGGTGGAGGATCGAGCCCGGAATATTTTGGAGCTTTTGGACAGCAAATTGCAGGATGCGGAGAGCGAATAA
- the rny gene encoding ribonuclease Y, producing the protein MNGTLLIVLFAALGAVIGFAVAWLVLRRIGETKVANAEEFAHKVIAEAEKEAEIKKKEALLEAKEEWYKVKSNFERELQNRRNEVQKIEKRLLDKEGGIDKKLESLARRERDIQNRERTLTSREKGSTLREQELDKALQTQNEKLERIAQMTAEEAKKELKENLVGEAKLEAAAMIKEIKENAVRNAEKEAREVIISAIYRCAADHAVESTVSVVNLPNEEMKGRIIGREGRNIRSFETATGIDVIVDDTPEAVILSGYDPIRREVARMALEKLITDGRIHPTRIEEVVEKTQKEMEMIVRETGEQACFDVGVQGLHLDIIKLLGKLKYRTSYGQNVLQHSKEVSILSGLMAAELGLDPNVAKRAGLLHDIGKAIDRETEGTHTEIGANFLSRLGENPVVVNAVASHHGDVPQETAYSVLVQAADAISGARPGARREPLEAYIKRLEKLEELADSFKGVSKAFAIQAGREVRVIVECETIDDLATTILAGDIAKKIEQEMEYPGQIKVTVIRETRATEYAK; encoded by the coding sequence ATGAACGGCACTCTCTTGATTGTCCTTTTTGCGGCATTGGGAGCCGTCATAGGATTTGCGGTCGCCTGGCTGGTCTTGCGTCGAATCGGCGAAACCAAAGTGGCCAATGCCGAGGAATTTGCCCATAAAGTAATTGCCGAGGCCGAAAAAGAGGCGGAAATTAAGAAAAAAGAAGCCCTGCTGGAGGCCAAGGAAGAATGGTACAAGGTAAAATCGAATTTCGAAAGGGAGCTTCAGAATAGAAGAAACGAAGTTCAGAAAATAGAAAAAAGGCTTTTGGATAAAGAGGGGGGCATTGATAAGAAACTGGAATCTCTGGCTCGCCGTGAAAGAGATATTCAGAACCGTGAAAGAACCCTGACGAGCCGTGAAAAAGGGAGCACCTTGAGAGAGCAGGAGCTGGATAAAGCCCTGCAGACCCAGAACGAAAAACTGGAACGAATTGCCCAGATGACCGCGGAAGAGGCCAAGAAGGAACTCAAGGAAAACTTGGTGGGCGAGGCTAAACTTGAAGCGGCGGCGATGATCAAAGAAATCAAGGAGAACGCCGTGCGGAATGCCGAAAAGGAAGCCCGTGAAGTAATTATCTCGGCCATCTATCGCTGTGCCGCCGATCATGCCGTTGAATCGACCGTTTCCGTGGTCAATCTTCCCAATGAAGAAATGAAAGGGCGCATTATTGGTCGTGAAGGACGCAATATACGTTCCTTCGAGACCGCCACCGGCATTGATGTCATTGTCGACGATACGCCGGAAGCGGTGATTCTCTCCGGTTATGATCCCATTCGGCGCGAGGTGGCGCGAATGGCCTTGGAAAAGTTGATTACCGACGGCCGTATCCATCCCACCCGCATCGAAGAGGTAGTGGAAAAGACGCAGAAAGAGATGGAGATGATTGTCCGTGAAACCGGCGAACAGGCCTGTTTCGATGTCGGCGTGCAGGGACTGCATCTCGATATCATCAAACTTCTGGGCAAGTTGAAATATAGGACATCATATGGGCAGAATGTCCTCCAGCATTCAAAGGAAGTGTCGATTCTTTCGGGCCTGATGGCGGCCGAACTCGGTCTGGATCCGAATGTTGCCAAACGGGCCGGGCTTCTGCATGACATCGGTAAAGCAATCGATCGCGAAACGGAGGGGACGCATACCGAAATCGGCGCCAATTTTTTGAGCCGGCTGGGCGAAAATCCGGTGGTTGTCAATGCCGTCGCTTCGCACCACGGTGATGTCCCTCAGGAGACCGCCTATTCGGTGCTGGTGCAGGCGGCTGACGCCATTTCGGGCGCGCGGCCGGGGGCCCGGCGCGAGCCGCTCGAGGCTTATATCAAACGTCTCGAAAAACTGGAAGAGCTGGCCGATTCGTTTAAGGGTGTTTCCAAGGCTTTCGCCATTCAGGCGGGACGGGAAGTCCGGGTTATTGTCGAATGTGAGACCATTGATGATCTGGCAACCACTATTCTCGCCGGCGATATCGCCAAAAAAATTGAGCAGGAAATGGAATATCCCGGGCAGATAAAAGTGACCGTCATAAGAGAGACGAGGGCGACCGAATATGCCAAGTAG
- a CDS encoding TIGR00282 family metallophosphoesterase, with protein MALIRVLFFADLVGKPGRFILSQMCKQLREKYTADYVIANVENAAGGFGITPEMSRKIFSYGVDCQTSGNHIWDRMDVLKYIDEQPKLLRPANYPPGVPGNGYLIDDVGGIKIGILNLMGRTYMKEIDCPFRVADREVKKIREITETVIIDFHAEVTSEKQALAYFLDGQVSAVIGTHTHVQTADESISKRGTAFISDVGMTGPHDSIIGMDKTPSLERFLTGMPKRFACATEDLKISGVLLTIDTSDGRAEAIERFRIDYTGEKPEEPEIKGM; from the coding sequence ATGGCTCTCATAAGAGTGCTCTTTTTCGCCGATCTGGTCGGCAAGCCGGGAAGGTTCATTCTTTCCCAGATGTGCAAACAGTTGCGGGAGAAATATACCGCCGACTATGTCATCGCGAATGTCGAAAATGCCGCCGGCGGGTTTGGAATCACGCCCGAGATGTCCCGCAAGATATTTTCGTACGGGGTCGATTGCCAGACCTCCGGCAATCATATATGGGATCGGATGGATGTCCTAAAATATATCGATGAACAGCCGAAACTACTCCGTCCAGCCAACTATCCGCCCGGCGTTCCCGGCAACGGGTATCTGATTGATGATGTCGGCGGAATCAAGATCGGCATCCTCAATCTTATGGGGCGAACCTATATGAAAGAAATCGACTGCCCCTTCCGCGTGGCCGATCGCGAAGTCAAGAAAATAAGAGAAATAACTGAGACAGTAATAATCGATTTTCACGCCGAGGTGACCTCGGAAAAACAAGCCCTGGCATACTTCCTTGATGGGCAGGTATCAGCCGTTATCGGTACCCATACCCATGTTCAGACGGCCGATGAATCCATCTCGAAGCGGGGCACCGCTTTTATTTCGGATGTAGGCATGACCGGCCCGCATGATTCTATCATCGGTATGGATAAGACTCCCTCGCTGGAAAGATTCCTCACGGGGATGCCGAAACGGTTTGCCTGCGCCACCGAGGATTTGAAGATCTCCGGCGTGCTCCTGACAATCGACACCTCGGATGGCCGGGCCGAGGCGATTGAACGATTCCGTATTGATTATACCGGCGAAAAACCAGAGGAACCTGAGATAAAGGGAATGTAA
- the folD gene encoding bifunctional methylenetetrahydrofolate dehydrogenase/methenyltetrahydrofolate cyclohydrolase FolD — MEAILIDGKKISDEIKTELKTRVEALKSQGIIPGLAAVLIGNNPASETYVKSKAKACEKIGVFSEVIRRPAEMPQSEVEEIVRGLNQRSDIDGILVQSPLPDHIDELAVTLLIDPGKDVDGFHPYNVGMTLLGRPTFQSCTPFGVVELLRRYNIDPAGKEVVILGRSNIVGKPLGAMLIQKQKMANATVTTCHSRTKNINEICRRADILIAAMGQAGFVKGDMVKDGAVVIDVGINRVEDKNEEKGYKLVGDVDFEACRGKASYITPVPGGVGPMTIAMLLTNTVLSAERRAQNQKRD, encoded by the coding sequence ATGGAGGCAATTTTAATCGACGGCAAGAAAATTTCGGATGAAATCAAGACGGAATTAAAAACCCGTGTGGAGGCTCTTAAGAGTCAGGGTATAATCCCGGGGCTGGCCGCGGTCCTGATCGGCAATAACCCGGCCTCGGAAACATATGTCAAAAGCAAAGCCAAAGCCTGCGAGAAAATCGGCGTTTTCTCGGAAGTGATTCGCCGTCCGGCGGAAATGCCCCAGTCGGAAGTCGAAGAAATTGTCAGGGGACTCAATCAACGCTCTGATATTGACGGTATTCTGGTGCAGTCTCCTTTGCCCGACCATATTGATGAGCTGGCCGTAACGCTTCTTATCGATCCGGGGAAAGATGTCGATGGCTTTCATCCCTATAACGTCGGGATGACCCTGCTGGGAAGACCGACATTTCAATCCTGCACTCCCTTCGGTGTTGTCGAGCTCCTAAGGCGGTACAATATTGACCCGGCCGGCAAAGAGGTAGTCATACTGGGGCGCTCCAATATTGTGGGAAAACCTCTCGGTGCCATGCTCATTCAAAAACAAAAGATGGCCAATGCCACGGTCACAACCTGCCATTCGAGGACGAAGAATATCAATGAGATTTGCCGCCGCGCCGATATCCTGATTGCCGCCATGGGGCAGGCCGGATTTGTCAAGGGGGATATGGTCAAAGATGGAGCGGTAGTGATTGATGTCGGTATCAACCGGGTTGAGGATAAGAATGAGGAAAAGGGGTACAAGCTGGTTGGTGATGTTGATTTTGAGGCCTGCCGCGGGAAGGCATCTTACATCACACCTGTACCGGGCGGGGTTGGCCCGATGACAATTGCCATGCTATTGACCAATACAGTTCTTTCGGCCGAGAGGCGGGCGCAAAATCAAAAAAGAGATTGA